Genomic segment of Desertibacillus haloalkaliphilus:
TCGCTCAAATTCTTCACCCTCCTCAACAACTTCTGTCACTTGTACAGCAAGTTGGTTTTTATGTTTACCAGGCTGTGCCAAGTATTTGCGGTCACCACCAACTCGTACGACTAGTTCTTTATCAATCTCTTGATCTAATTCTATGACATCACCAATGCCAAGTTGTAAAAAATCCTCAATCGAAATCTCTGATCTCCCTAACTCAGCCTGAATGAGCAGAGGTGCTGACCGAACTGTTTGCTCAAGGACTTGCACTTCTCCCTCGTCTCGTTGCCTTTTCTTCGTTTGCATCCAATAATGGACTGATAACTTCGGTAGAATTTCTTCTAACACCACATGAGGCAAGCAAATATTTATCATGCCCGTTGTTTCGGCAATCGTTGTCGACAGCGAAATAACAACAACGGTCTCATTCGGTGAAACCATTTGTAGAAATTGAGGGTTCACCTCTATATCTTCTGGAATAGGGTCAATATCAACCACCGAACTCCAAGCCTCTTGAAAGCTACTTAACATCCGCTGAAACAGTTGTGACATGATTTTCGTCTCAATTTCAGTTAGGTTATCGACCTTATTTACACTTACGCCCTTCCCACCTAGCAATCGATCTAACATCGCATAAGCAATGTTTGGATTCACTTCAATTAGTAACCGACCATCAAGAGGGTATGCTTCAAACACATTTAAAATTGTCATCTTAG
This window contains:
- the fliM gene encoding flagellar motor switch protein FliM is translated as MADILSQGEIDALLSAISTGEMDADELKKEETEKKVKVYDFKRALRFSKDQIRSLSRIHENYARILTTYFSAQLRTFVQISVASVDQLPYDEFIRSIPKMTILNVFEAYPLDGRLLIEVNPNIAYAMLDRLLGGKGVSVNKVDNLTEIETKIMSQLFQRMLSSFQEAWSSVVDIDPIPEDIEVNPQFLQMVSPNETVVVISLSTTIAETTGMINICLPHVVLEEILPKLSVHYWMQTKKRQRDEGEVQVLEQTVRSAPLLIQAELGRSEISIEDFLQLGIGDVIELDQEIDKELVVRVGGDRKYLAQPGKHKNQLAVQVTEVVEEGEEFER